In one window of Miscanthus floridulus cultivar M001 chromosome 12, ASM1932011v1, whole genome shotgun sequence DNA:
- the LOC136498023 gene encoding uncharacterized protein codes for MAALGSSITSRGSALRTSVFFHRHHGNPVISASSHHQQKLTGLRMNSSGMNNAFPIRGTTRIPAVGPGPANPSGGNLPIPSMPPWAKWLVGAVIVAIPIYRRFRTLEDKIEKTAEVAIEVIDTVAEATEKVAGEVADAFPGNENLKEAASRIKTVTDAIEEDAEKAEALIEKVDEIKKQVDSIVDPIIDKVVKDKEA; via the exons ATGGCCGCGCTCGGTTCTTCCATTACCTCCAGAGGCTCGGCACTTCGTACCTCTGTGTTTTTTCATCGTCACCACGGGAATCCAGTGATCTCCGCATCTTCTCATCACCAACAGAAGCTTACTGGGTTAAGGATGAATTCTTCAGGCATGAACAATGCCTTCCCTATCAGAGGAACTACACG AATTCCCGCAGTTGGTCCTGGCCCTGCAAATCCGTCAGGAGGAAACCTGCCAATACCCAGCATGCCTCCATG GGCCAAGTGGTTGGTTGGTGCCGTCATAGTTGCAATACCAATCTACAGGAGGTTCAGAACATTAGAAG ACAAGATAGAGAAGACGGCAGAGGTTGCAATCGAGGTGATCGACACGGTGGCGGAGGCGACGGAGAAGGTCGCCGGCGAGGTCGCTGACGCATTCCCCGGCAACGAAAATCTCAAGGAAGCAGCCTCGAGGATTAAGACGGTCACGGATGCGATCGAGGAAGATGCCGAGAAAGCCGAGGCCCTAATCGAGAAG GTTGACGAGATAAAGAAACAAGTTGATTCAATTGTTGATCCTATAATCGACAAGGTTGTGAAGGATAAAGAAGCATAG